In Erwinia sp. SLM-02, one genomic interval encodes:
- the malM gene encoding maltose operon protein MalM yields the protein MKKNLLSLCLLAGLASASILPATAATFTSPQNVAVAPAIPASALQRLSWLPITPPASNDIALNASSQSLNQGEITGPVAAVTLPADRGSLEISLTSVVKDRRVYVPNVLVLDEQMRPAAFYPGSYFPYQKPGVVSQDRLEGTLKLTPALGQKQIYLLVYTTRQDLTTTTQLKNPAKAYAEGVGNAVPSIPDPVATHVSDGQITLKVKAEQGSGNVMIGQVFNQPQPQPVVVGSTAAPAAVAAAPAPAAPAAKAEPMLSDTETYFNQGIRQAAKAGDIDKALRLMNEAERLGSTSARQTFISSVKGKG from the coding sequence ATGAAAAAAAATCTGCTGTCACTCTGCCTGCTCGCGGGACTGGCTTCCGCATCGATCCTGCCCGCTACGGCGGCAACCTTTACTTCGCCACAGAACGTGGCGGTGGCCCCGGCCATTCCGGCCTCCGCACTGCAGCGCCTCTCCTGGCTGCCGATCACACCACCGGCCAGTAACGACATTGCACTGAACGCTTCCTCACAGAGCCTGAATCAGGGGGAAATTACCGGCCCGGTTGCGGCCGTGACACTGCCTGCCGATCGCGGCTCGCTGGAAATATCGCTGACCAGCGTGGTGAAAGATCGCCGCGTCTATGTGCCAAACGTCCTGGTACTGGACGAACAAATGCGCCCGGCTGCCTTCTATCCCGGCAGCTATTTCCCGTATCAGAAACCCGGCGTTGTCTCGCAGGATCGGCTGGAAGGAACGCTCAAGCTGACCCCGGCGCTGGGGCAAAAACAGATTTACCTGCTGGTGTACACCACCCGCCAGGATCTGACCACCACCACCCAGCTGAAAAACCCGGCGAAGGCCTACGCTGAAGGCGTGGGTAATGCCGTGCCGTCCATCCCCGATCCGGTTGCCACCCATGTGAGCGACGGCCAGATTACGCTGAAGGTGAAAGCGGAGCAGGGCAGCGGCAACGTGATGATCGGCCAGGTGTTTAACCAGCCGCAGCCGCAGCCGGTGGTCGTCGGCAGTACGGCCGCACCGGCAGCGGTCGCCGCTGCGCCAGCGCCAGCGGCTCCTGCAGCGAAAGCGGAGCCGATGCTGAGCGACACCGAAACGTACTTCAACCAGGGCATCCGCCAGGCGGCGAAGGCGGGTGATATCGACAAAGCGCTGCGACTGATGAATGAAGCCGAGCGTCTGGGCTCCACATCGGCGCGGCAAACCTTTATCAGCAGTGTGAAAGGCAAGGGATAA
- a CDS encoding maltoporin: MIKLKYPLAVAIAMAISGQAAAVDFKGYARSGIGWTGSGGEQQCFQATGANSKYRLGNECETYAELKLGQELWKEGDKSFYFDTNLAYAVSQRSDFESVDPGFREVNIQGKNLIDWLPGSTLWAGKRFYQRHDVHMIDFYYWDISGPGAGVENIDLGAGKLSMAVTRNGEAGGSYGFIDNQQKQVPTVNDTFDVRVAELNVNPGGVLELGVDYGRANVQDGYSLADGATKDGWMVTGEHTQTIYNGYNKFVVQYATDALTSQRNGRSEGSSIDNNGHMLRVIDHGALDFNDKWGLMYVAMFQDLDRDNKNGTTWYTAGVRPMYKWTPIMSTLLEVGYDNVKSQETGERNSQYKVTLAQQWQAGDSIWSRPAIRVFATYAKWDEKWGYATSDDTGYTSGTAYSDTSAKTFSRGNDDEVSFGVQMEAWW, encoded by the coding sequence ATGATTAAGCTGAAATATCCTCTGGCAGTGGCCATTGCGATGGCCATCTCCGGCCAGGCGGCAGCGGTCGATTTTAAAGGCTATGCGCGTTCGGGTATCGGCTGGACCGGTAGCGGCGGCGAGCAGCAGTGTTTTCAGGCGACCGGTGCCAACAGTAAATACCGTCTGGGTAACGAATGTGAAACCTATGCGGAACTGAAACTGGGTCAGGAACTGTGGAAAGAAGGCGACAAGAGCTTCTACTTCGATACTAACCTGGCGTATGCCGTTTCTCAGCGTTCAGATTTCGAAAGCGTCGACCCGGGCTTTCGTGAGGTGAACATTCAGGGTAAAAACCTGATCGACTGGCTGCCAGGTTCAACCCTGTGGGCCGGTAAGCGCTTCTACCAGCGTCACGATGTTCATATGATCGACTTCTACTACTGGGACATCTCCGGTCCGGGTGCAGGTGTGGAAAACATCGATCTGGGCGCGGGTAAACTGTCCATGGCGGTGACCCGCAACGGTGAAGCGGGCGGCTCCTACGGCTTTATCGATAACCAGCAGAAACAGGTTCCGACCGTAAACGACACCTTCGACGTGCGCGTGGCCGAGCTGAACGTGAACCCGGGCGGTGTGCTGGAGCTGGGCGTTGATTACGGCCGCGCTAACGTGCAGGACGGCTATTCTCTGGCGGACGGCGCCACCAAAGATGGCTGGATGGTGACGGGTGAACATACCCAGACCATCTACAACGGCTACAACAAGTTTGTCGTGCAGTACGCCACCGATGCGCTGACCTCCCAGCGTAACGGCCGCTCAGAAGGTTCGAGCATCGATAACAACGGTCACATGCTTCGCGTGATCGACCACGGTGCGCTGGACTTTAACGACAAGTGGGGCCTGATGTACGTCGCCATGTTCCAGGACCTGGATCGCGACAATAAAAACGGCACCACCTGGTACACCGCCGGCGTGCGCCCGATGTACAAATGGACGCCGATCATGAGCACCCTGCTGGAAGTGGGCTACGACAACGTGAAGTCGCAGGAAACCGGCGAGCGCAACAGCCAGTATAAAGTGACCCTGGCCCAGCAGTGGCAGGCCGGTGACAGCATCTGGTCGCGCCCGGCGATCCGCGTGTTTGCCACCTACGCCAAGTGGGATGAGAAGTGGGGCTACGCCACCTCTGACGACACCGGTTACACCTCCGGCACCGCCTACAGCGATACCAGCGCCAAAACCTTCAGCCGCGGTAACGACGATGAGGTCAGCTTCGGCGTACAGATGGAAGCCTGGTGGTAA
- the malK gene encoding maltose/maltodextrin ABC transporter ATP-binding protein MalK, whose product MASVVLNNVTKAWGDVVVSDAIDLTIAEGEFVVFVGPSGCGKSTLLRMIAGLEEITSGELLIGDRRMNDVPPAGRGVGMVFQSYALYPHLTVAENMSFGLKLAGVAKAEIQQRVNKVAEVLQLAHLLDRQPKALSGGQRQRVAIGRTLVAEPQVFLLDEPLSNLDAALRVQMRIEISRLHKRLQRTMIYVTHDQVEAMTLADKIVVLEGGRIAQVGKPLELYHYPANRFVAGFIGSPKMNFLPVKVTATAIDQVQVELPNRQQIWLPVDSADVQPGSNMSLGIRPEHLLPSDVADVSLSGVVQVVEQLGHETQIHIQIPALRQNLVYRQNDVVLVEEGAHYAIGLPPQRCHLFREDGSACRRLHQEPGVEALQLKQ is encoded by the coding sequence ATGGCCAGCGTGGTGCTGAATAATGTCACCAAAGCATGGGGTGACGTGGTGGTATCAGATGCGATTGACCTGACGATTGCCGAAGGGGAGTTCGTGGTGTTCGTGGGGCCGTCAGGCTGTGGCAAGTCAACGCTGCTGCGCATGATTGCCGGGCTGGAAGAGATCACGTCGGGCGAACTGCTGATTGGCGATCGCCGGATGAATGACGTTCCTCCTGCCGGTCGCGGTGTCGGCATGGTGTTCCAGTCCTACGCCCTCTATCCCCACCTTACCGTCGCGGAAAATATGTCCTTTGGCCTCAAGCTGGCCGGGGTGGCGAAAGCCGAAATCCAGCAGCGGGTGAATAAAGTGGCCGAGGTGCTGCAGCTGGCCCACTTGCTGGACCGGCAGCCTAAAGCGCTCTCCGGCGGCCAGCGCCAGCGCGTGGCAATAGGCCGTACGCTGGTGGCGGAGCCACAGGTATTTTTACTCGATGAACCGCTGTCCAACCTTGACGCCGCACTGCGTGTGCAGATGCGCATCGAGATCTCCCGCCTGCACAAGCGCCTTCAGCGCACGATGATTTACGTCACCCACGATCAGGTCGAGGCGATGACCCTGGCCGACAAAATCGTGGTGCTGGAAGGGGGACGCATTGCCCAGGTCGGTAAACCGCTGGAGCTGTATCACTATCCTGCCAACCGCTTTGTTGCCGGTTTTATCGGCTCGCCAAAGATGAATTTCCTGCCGGTCAAAGTCACCGCCACCGCGATCGACCAGGTCCAGGTTGAGCTGCCGAATCGCCAGCAGATCTGGCTGCCGGTAGACAGCGCAGACGTCCAGCCCGGCAGCAATATGTCGCTCGGCATTCGTCCCGAACATCTGCTGCCCAGCGATGTCGCTGACGTCAGTCTCTCCGGCGTGGTGCAGGTTGTCGAACAGCTCGGTCACGAAACCCAGATTCATATCCAAATCCCCGCCCTGCGTCAAAACCTGGTTTACCGCCAGAATGACGTGGTGCTGGTAGAAGAAGGTGCCCATTACGCCATCGGCCTGCCGCCGCAGCGCTGCCATCTGTTCCGTGAGGATGGAAGCGCCTGCCGTCGGCTGCATCAGGAACCGGGTGTAGAAGCACTCCAGCTAAAGCAGTGA